The Budorcas taxicolor isolate Tak-1 chromosome 5, Takin1.1, whole genome shotgun sequence genome includes a window with the following:
- the TRABD gene encoding traB domain-containing protein: MSCLFHRLYFLFVVKRADGALGMSCCLCGPPRHTLRFTCGRTDARAHTTTKTRLHASVPEPLPAMEEPEEQPPREADTEPVVTSGASEAVPRVLPGDPQNLSDVDAFNLLLEMKLKRRRERPNLPRTVTELVAEDGSRVYVVGTAHFSDDSKRDVVKTIREVQPDVVVVELCQYRVSMLKMDERTLLREAKEISLEKLQQAVRQNGVASGLMQMLLLKVSAHITEQLGVAPGGEFREAFKEASRVPFCKFHLGDRPIPVTFKRAIAALSLWQKVKLAWGLCFLSDPISKDDVERCKQKDLLEQMMAEMVGEFPDLHRTIVSERDVYLTYMLRQAARRLELPRASDAEPRKCVPSVVVGVVGMGHVPGIEKNWTTDLNIQEIMTVPPPSASGRVSRLAVKAAFLGLLGYGLYWTGRRAASLLLALPAARHCLQRLSDAWPRK, encoded by the exons ATGTCGTGTTTATTCCATCGTCTCTATTTCCTCTTTGTTGTGAAACGAGCTGACGGGGCCTTGGGCATGTCCTGCTGCCTGTGTGGACCTCCCAGGCACACCCTGCGGTTCACGTGTGGCCGCACAGACGCGAGAGCCCACACCACCACCAAAACCAG GCTTCACGCGTCGGTGCCAGAGCCGCTGCCAGCCATGGAGGAGCCGGAGGAGCAGCCGCCCCGCGAG GCCGACACAGAGCCCGTCGTGACTTCAGGGGCCTCAGAGGCAGTGCCCAGGGTGCTCCCCGGAGACCCCCAGAACCTGT CCGACGTGGATGCGTTCAACCTGCTGCTGGAGATGAAGCTGAAGAGGCGGCGAGAGCGGCCCAATCTGCCGCGCACGGTGACTGAGCTGGTGGCCGAGGACGGGAGCCGGGTGTACGTGGTGGGCACGGCCCACTTCAGCGACGACAGCAAGCGGGACGTGGTGAAG ACCATCCGGGAGGTGCAGCCTGACGTGGTGGTGGTGGAGCTGTGCCAGTACCGCGTGTCCATGCTGAAGATGGACGAGCGCACGCTGCTGCGCGAGGCCAAGGAGATCAGCCTGGAGAAGCTGCAGCAGGCCGTCAGGCAG AACGGCGTTGCCTCGGGGCTgatgcagatgctgctgctgaagGTGTCCGCCCACATCACCGAGCAGCTGGGCGTGGCCCCCGGCGGCGAGTTCAGGGAGGCCTTCAAGGAG GCCAGCAGGGTTCCATTCTGCAAGTTCCACCTGGGCGACCGGCCCATCCCCGTCACCTTCAAGCGGGCCATTGCCGCCCTCTCCCTCTGGCAGAAGGTCAAGTTGGCCTGGGGCCTGTGCTTCCTGTCGGACCCCATCAG CAAGGACGACGTGGAGCGCTGCAAGCAGAAGGACTTGCTGGAGCAGATGATGGCGGAGATGGTGGGCGAGTTCCCCGACCTGCACCGCACCATCGTGTCCGAGCGCGACGTCTACCTGACCTACATGCTGCGCCAGGCCGCCCGCCGCCTGGAGCTGCCGCGCGCCTCCGACG CCGAGCCCAGGAAGTGCGTCCCCTCCGTGGTGGTGGGTGTCGTGGGCATGGGCCACGTCCCCGGCATCGAGAAGAACTGGACCACCGACCTCAACATCCAGGAGATCATGAC cgTGCCCCCGCCGTCCGCCTCGGGCAGAGTGTCCCGCCTGGCCGTGAAGGCCGCCTTCCTGGGCCTCCTGGGCTACGGCCTCTACTGGACAGGGCGCCGCGCCGCCAGCCTGCTCCTGGCCCTGCCCGCCGCCCGGCACTGCCTGCAGAGGCTCTCCGACGCCTGGCCGCGCAAGTAG